One genomic segment of Stigmatopora argus isolate UIUO_Sarg chromosome 1, RoL_Sarg_1.0, whole genome shotgun sequence includes these proteins:
- the ythdf1 gene encoding YTH domain-containing family protein 1: MSATSIDPQRSKGQASKVQNGSLHQKETVHDNDFDPYLTGQSTQNNSYQSITDPYLSSYYAPSIGFPYPLSEAPWSTGGDPPIPYLTPYGPLSNGDHHFMPETVFGQPGGLGSSIYPHRFNFFPENPAFSAWGTSGSQGQQTQSSAYGGSYSYPPSSLGGTLVPDGQTGFHSDTLNKAPGMNSLEQGMVGLKIGGDVTGQASAVKAVGSMIGGAATGNGATPIGMPPPKPTSWAAIASKPAKPQQLKAKVKPGMANPGGGLPPPPIKHNMNIGTWEKGPVSKVATATLQPQHQPPPQPLGLQHAMSHQGAMQPPLPQSMVQPQMQPMALQHQPPHHQHHPQPPQPYQNHNQPPQSQTRWVAPRNRNQAYGQGPGHDGSGMMSMLGSGNCGPQTCASQGPGGESHPVLEKLRASHSYNPKDFEWNLKNGRVFIIKSYSEDDIHRSIKYSIWCSTEHGNKRLDSAFRAMNGKGPVYLLFSVNGSGHFCGVAEMRSPVDYGTSAGVWAQDKWKGKFDVDWLFVKDVPNSQLRHIRLENNDNKPVTNSRDTQEVPLEKAKQVLKIIAIYKHTTSIFDDFSHYEKRQEEEEEVRKTFEPPQIQSRSRLDQDRQNRNKQ; the protein is encoded by the exons ATGTCTGCCACAAGCATTGACCCTCAG CGATCAAAGGGACAAGCATCTAAAG TGCAAAATGGTTCACTGCATCAAAAGGAGACGGTTCATGACAATGACTTTGATCCATACCTAACTGGTCAATCAACTCAG AACAACAGCTACCAGTCCATAACCGACCCCTACTTGTCTAGTTACTACGCTCCCTCCATCGGCTTTCCATACCCCCTCAGTGAGGCACCTTGGTCCACGGGCGGTGACCCTCCCATTCCATACCTCACCCCCTACGGACCCTTGAGCAATGGAGACCATCATTTCATGCCAGAAACAGTGTTCGGCCAGCCAGGTGGCCTGGGAAGCAGTATTTATCCCCACAGGTTTAATTTTTTCCCCGAAAACCCCGCCTTCTCTGCTTGGGGGACAAGCGGCTCCCAGGGTCAGCAGACTCAAAGCTCAGCCTACGGTGGCAGCTACAGCTACCCCCCCAGCTCCCTCGGAGGCACTCTGGTCCCTGATGGTCAGACGGGCTTTCACAGCGACACGCTGAACAAAGCCCCTGGTATGAACAGCCTGGAGCAGGGCATGGTTGGTTTGAAGATCGGGGGGGATGTCACCGGCCAGGCTTCCGCCGTGAAAGCTGTCGGCTCAATGATTGGCGGAGCGGCCACGGGGAATGGCGCCACGCCTATTGGGATGCCGCCACCCAAACCCACCTCTTGGGCAGCTATTGCCAGCAAGCCCGCCAAGCCGCAACAGCTGAAAGCAAAGGTGAAGCCTGGGATGGCCAACCCGGGGGGAGGTCTGCCCCCACCGCCCATCAAACACAACATGAACATTGGCACTTGGGAAAAGGGACCGGTTAGCAAAGTGGCCACGGCCACGCTGCAGCCGCAGCACCAGCCGCCGCCGCAGCCTCTCGGCCTGCAGCACGCCATGTCCCATCAAGGCGCCATGCAGCCTCCTCTGCCTCAGTCTATGGTGCAGCCTCAGATGCAACCCATGGCCTTACAGCACCAACCGCCTCATCAccagcaccacccgcaaccCCCCCAGCCCTACCAAAATCACAACCAGCCCCCGCAATCCCAAACCCGTTGGGTGGCCCCGCGCAACCGCAACCAAGCCTACGGGCAGGGTCCCGGTCACGACGGCAGCGGGATGATGAGTATGCTTGGTAGCGGCAACTGCGGCCCCCAAACCTGTGCCAGCCAAGGACCTGGTGGCGAGTCCCACCCAGTGCTGGAGAAGCTTCGTGCCTCCCACAGTTATAACCCTAAGGACTTTGAATGGAACCTGAAGAACGGGCGCGTTTTCATCATTAAGAGCTACTCTGAGGATGATATCCATCGCTCCATAAAGTACTCCATCTGGTGCAGCACAGAGCACGGCAATAAGCGACTGGACTCGGCCTTCCGGGCCATGAACGGCAAAGGTCCGGTGTACCTGCTTTTCAGCGTCAACGGCAGTGGTCATTTTTGCGGCGTGGCCGAGATGCGTTCGCCTGTGGACTATGGCACCAGCGCCGGAGTTTGGGCGCAGGACAAGTGGAAGGGCAAGTTTGATGTAGACTGGTTGTTTGTTAAGGACGTGCCTAATAGCCAGCTGCGTCACATCCGCCTGGAGAACAACGACAACAAGCCAGTGACCAACTCCCGTGACACCCAAGAGGTACCCCTGGAGAAGGCCAAGCAGGTGCTCAAGATTATCGCCATTTACAAACACACCACGTCCatctttgatgacttttctcaCTATGAGAAAAggcaggaggaagaggaagaggtgCGCAAG ACTTTTGAACCTCCACAGATACAAAGCCGCTCCCGTCTGGATCAG GATCGCCAAAACAGGAATAAACAATAG
- the birc7 gene encoding baculoviral IAP repeat-containing protein 7, with translation MTDDRSTMLYILEEPQMRREGERLRTFQSWPRDAPVACGDLAKAGFFFLGPGDKVQCFCCGGVLRCWVQGDSPAAEHKRHFPTCSFILGRAVGNIPLLNGSPDSVDGQLLSQLQRLTMDDQGTAGQAVYPEMEGEDSRLNTFHNWPTDASVQPDVLARAGFFYTGHSDNVKCYYCDGGLRNWEPGDDPWQEHAKWFPRCEFVIQSRGQEYVNNIQDAHFHLGETVGGSQASTGREIGSTNEVVGGLAASSVMLSPVVQTVLQMGFEASLVESLVQTKYLLTGQHYSHVSNLVSDVLRAEEEDEQRRPQSREPDGRQHPSVGDVRTLTPLGEKDRDPSPEELLRQLQEERTCKVCMDKLVSIVFIPCGHLVVCGDCAASLRHCPICRAVIRGSVRAFMS, from the exons ATGACAGATGACAGAAGTACTATGCTGTACATTCTTGAGGAGCCTCAGATGCGCAGAGAAGGCGAGAGGCTTCGAACATTTCAGAGCTGGCCGAGGGATGCTCCTGTTGCATGCGGAGATCTGGCCAAGGCAGGATTCTTCTTTCTAGGTCCCGGAGATAAAGTCCAGTGTTTCTGCTGTGGTGGTGTTCTAAGATGctgggtacaaggagacagccCGGCCGCTGAACACAAGCGTCACTTCCCCACATGCAGCTTCATATTGGGCCGAGCCGTGGGAAACATCCCACTGCTGAACGGCTCCCCGGACTCGGTGGATGGCCAACTGTTGAGCCAGCTTCAGAGATTGACGATGGATGACCAGGGGACGGCAGGGCAAGCGGTGTACCCGGAGATGGAGGGGGAGGATTCCCGACTCAATACCTTCCACAATTGGCCTACAGATGCTTCAGTCCAGCCGGATGTTCTTGCCAGGGCTGGATTTTTCTACACAG GTCACAGCGACAATGTCAAATGCTACTACTGCGATGGGGGGCTGAGGAACTGGGAGCCAGGAGATGACCCCTGGCAGGAACATGCAAAATGGTTCCCACG GTGTGAATTTGTCATTCAGTCAAGAGGACAGGAATATGTTAACAACATCCAGGATGCTCATTTCCATCTGGGCGAGACTGTG GGTGGCTCACAGGCATCCACGGGCAGAGAAATTGGCTCCACAAATG AAGTGGTCGGCGGTTTGGCAGCGTCGTCTGTCATGCTCTCCCCAGTGGTGCAGACGGTACTTCAGATGGGATTTGAAGCCAGCCTAGTAGAGAGTCTGGTCCAGACCAAATACCTTTTGACAGGCCAACATTACTCGCACGTGTCTAACCTGGTCAGTGATGTGCTACGGGCCGAAGAGGAGGACGAGCAAAGAAGGCCACAGAGCAGAG AGCCTGACGGGAGGCAACACCCTAGTGTCGGGGACGTGAGGACGCTGACACCACTGGGAGAGAAAG ATAGAGATCCTAGTCCCGAAGAGCTTTTGCGGCAGCTGCAAGAGGAGAGGACGTGCAAGGTTTGCATGGACAAGCTGGTATCTATTGTGTTCATCCCCTGTGGTCATCTGGTGGTGTGTGGTGATTGCGCCGCTAGCCTGCGTCATTGCCCCATATGCCGGGCCGTCATCAGAGGCAGCGTTCGTGCTTTCATGTCCTGA